A single region of the Marmota flaviventris isolate mMarFla1 chromosome 10, mMarFla1.hap1, whole genome shotgun sequence genome encodes:
- the Dynlt5 gene encoding dynein light chain Tctex-type 5, producing MDEPGQRDEVSRLAVQMENTYQLGPTKHFPVVTVNHILQDVLTDYLQKEEYEPEFCRQITKTISEVIKARVKELMIPRYKLIVMIHIGQLNGQSILIGSRCLWDPKSDTVSSYVFRNSSLFALANVYAVYFE from the exons ATGGATGAACCAGGCCAACGTGACGAGGTCTCTCGCCTTGCAGTCCAGATGGAGAACACCTATCAGTTGG GTCCTACCAAACATTTTCCTGTGGTCACTGTTAATCATATCTTGCAAGATGTGTTGACTGACTATCTGCAAAAAGAAGAGTATGAACCAGAGTTCTGCAGACagataactaaaacaatttcagaG gttATTAAAGCCCGGGTCAAGGAATTGATGATTCCACGGTACAAACTAATTGTAATGATTCACATTGGACAACTGAATGGTCAGAGCATACTTATTGGAAGCAGATGCCTCTGGGATCCTAAAAGTGATACAGTTTCATCCTATGTTTTCAGAAATTCTTCTCTCTTTGCTCTTGCAAATGTCTATGCAGTTTACTTTGAGTGA